A single genomic interval of Saccharospirillum mangrovi harbors:
- a CDS encoding VOC family protein, protein MTRVTGIGGIFIRAKDPKALGDWYKTHLGIDVQSWGGTAFRWADADGEPIAGTTTWSVGDGSYFSPSNAGFMVNYRVADLHELLTQLRAEGCQVMDQTEESEFGKFGWVMDPEGNKVELWEPPAGQ, encoded by the coding sequence ATGACACGAGTAACTGGCATTGGTGGAATTTTCATCCGCGCGAAAGACCCGAAAGCATTGGGCGATTGGTATAAAACCCATCTGGGTATCGACGTTCAAAGCTGGGGCGGAACTGCCTTTCGGTGGGCTGATGCTGATGGCGAACCGATAGCCGGAACGACGACGTGGTCGGTCGGCGACGGCAGCTATTTCTCACCCAGCAACGCGGGCTTTATGGTGAATTACCGCGTGGCAGATTTGCATGAACTGCTAACCCAACTGCGTGCAGAAGGCTGCCAGGTTATGGACCAGACGGAAGAGTCTGAATTCGGTAAGTTCGGTTGGGTGATGGATCCGGAAGGGAACAAAGTTGAATTGTGGGAGCCGCCGGCGGGGCAATAA
- a CDS encoding circularly permuted type 2 ATP-grasp protein, whose translation MARPGEPHQAAAILCDYLAELGGRELAELKNAAEVAIQVMGITFTVYSEGNMIDRAWPFDIVPRIIPLAEWQKTEAGLKQRVQALNLFIDDLYHGQKIVKDKVLPAEVLAQSANFRQQCVGIHPPNNIWAHICGSDIVRDKDGTLYVLEDNLRVPSGVSYMLENRNVTKRILPELFQTGRIQPVDDYTGQLYDMLVSMSPRPGDDPQVVVMTPGIYNSAYFEHSYLAQQMGVELVEGSDLVVDDDDVVHMLTVDGRKRVDVIYRRIDDLFLDPEVFNPESALGVPGLMRAWRAGKVALVNAPGAGVADDKVVYAFVPDIIRYYLDQEPLLANVPSYLCMRDKDRQYVLDNLDKLVVKPANESGGYGMLVGPHSTKKERKAFAELIKANPRNYMAQPTLKLSTAPTLIDDQLEPRHVDLRPFILSGKDSTYVTTGGLTRVALTKGSLVVNSSQGGGSKDTWIVDLK comes from the coding sequence ATGGCCCGCCCCGGCGAGCCCCACCAAGCCGCCGCCATCCTGTGCGATTACCTGGCTGAACTGGGCGGTCGCGAACTGGCGGAATTAAAGAACGCCGCCGAAGTTGCCATTCAAGTTATGGGCATCACCTTCACCGTCTATTCCGAAGGCAATATGATCGACCGCGCCTGGCCGTTCGACATCGTGCCGCGCATCATTCCTTTGGCCGAATGGCAAAAAACCGAAGCCGGATTGAAGCAACGCGTGCAGGCGTTGAACCTGTTTATCGACGATCTGTACCACGGCCAGAAAATCGTCAAAGACAAAGTGCTACCCGCCGAAGTGCTGGCGCAATCGGCCAACTTCCGCCAGCAGTGCGTGGGCATTCACCCGCCGAACAACATCTGGGCGCACATCTGCGGTTCCGACATCGTGCGCGACAAAGATGGCACGCTGTATGTGTTGGAAGACAACCTGCGCGTGCCGTCAGGCGTCTCCTACATGCTGGAAAACCGCAACGTCACCAAACGCATTTTGCCGGAGCTGTTCCAGACCGGACGCATCCAACCCGTCGACGATTACACCGGCCAGCTGTACGACATGCTGGTCTCGATGTCGCCGCGCCCCGGCGACGACCCGCAAGTGGTGGTGATGACACCGGGCATTTATAACTCCGCCTATTTCGAACATTCCTATTTAGCGCAACAGATGGGTGTGGAATTGGTGGAAGGCAGCGACCTGGTAGTCGATGACGACGACGTGGTGCACATGCTCACCGTCGATGGCCGCAAACGCGTCGATGTGATTTACCGCCGCATCGACGATTTGTTTTTGGACCCGGAAGTGTTCAACCCCGAATCCGCCCTCGGCGTACCGGGTTTGATGCGCGCCTGGCGCGCCGGCAAAGTTGCGCTGGTCAACGCACCGGGCGCGGGCGTCGCCGACGACAAAGTTGTCTACGCCTTTGTGCCCGACATCATCCGTTATTACCTAGACCAGGAACCGCTGCTCGCCAACGTGCCCAGCTACCTGTGCATGCGCGACAAAGACCGCCAATACGTGCTCGATAATCTGGATAAATTAGTGGTCAAACCCGCCAACGAATCCGGCGGTTACGGCATGCTGGTCGGCCCGCATTCAACCAAAAAAGAACGCAAGGCTTTTGCCGAGTTGATTAAAGCCAACCCGCGCAATTACATGGCGCAACCAACGTTGAAACTCTCCACTGCCCCGACGTTAATCGACGACCAACTGGAACCGCGCCACGTCGATTTACGGCCTTTTATCCTATCGGGAAAAGACAGCACCTACGTCACCACTGGCGGCTTAACGCGGGTGGCATTGACCAAAGGTTCGCTGGTGGTGAACTCGTCTCAGGGTGGCGGCAGTAAAGACACCTGGATCGTCGATTTGAAATAA
- a CDS encoding GFA family protein: protein MTKFTGGCVCKAVRYETTGEPLNQRICHCRLCQKAIGAAFNARVLMRIEDVSITGSVSTFHTSDILERGFCAQCGSRVFSRRAAAGVMGLTAGTLDDPSLFKPDMHFWVSSKQEWLTLADGLPQYPESAPVVGT, encoded by the coding sequence ATGACCAAATTCACCGGCGGATGCGTCTGCAAAGCAGTTCGCTACGAAACAACAGGCGAACCTCTGAATCAAAGAATCTGTCATTGCCGGCTGTGTCAAAAAGCCATCGGTGCGGCCTTCAATGCCCGTGTGCTTATGCGTATTGAAGATGTATCGATCACGGGCTCTGTCAGCACCTTTCATACATCCGACATACTTGAGCGAGGTTTCTGTGCGCAGTGTGGTTCCCGTGTCTTTTCCCGACGCGCAGCTGCTGGTGTAATGGGATTAACCGCAGGCACATTAGACGACCCGTCTCTTTTTAAACCCGATATGCATTTTTGGGTATCGTCCAAGCAAGAGTGGCTGACTCTTGCCGATGGCTTGCCTCAATATCCTGAAAGCGCGCCAGTTGTGGGTACATAA
- a CDS encoding circularly permuted type 2 ATP-grasp protein: MSQSESPSSVLHDLLADYLAERTAHPDCYDDLVNDDGVIRARWYALVEELNELGLQGFQQLADDAQTLLFENGVTFNTYEDDVRKMRSWQLDPIPYVISPQSWDMLEQGLQQRARLLEKLIDDLYGERSVIRDGILPPELVFSYPGWLFPAADSGALNPAPRVLFQGMDVMRDHHGQWRVMGDWTQAVSGVGYALENRVVLARALSRLYRDAPIHRLAGFLQNFHRCLAELAQPKRENPNIVLLTPGPGSSGYFEHAWLANYMNFSLVEGDDLVVRDGHVAMRTLGGLKTVDVIVRQITDPWCDPLELQGESMLGVPGLMQAARRGEVAIANGLGVGILEHPALAAFLPALCQKLLGEPLKLPGRPLLWCGRSQACQVVLDDLSPWHLRDVRNPLHPIQPEQLDDAQREQLRRDILDAPHCFVAEQPLIPASSPSYDLATNRISPQPVCLRFFALAEPVDAEHADDPRRHRIMPGGLAWVADPGTAVMDSQVVKDIWVLSPVVQPHVSLLQRARKPVAVTRDGADLPSRVAENLFWLGRYGERLDNRSRLLRESLACLVEEGQWKLNDTSLPDLFSALELPLPIELDPTLEPHPVANDDNSISTAEQFTLLRTALLNVLHADTDLPWLFHSLLHNGRAVRDHLGDDAWRTLNTLRHKVQSLAHIQGANAAQTGLEEIVTLLAALFGLCNETMPHHYGWRFMDIGRTTERCISCLELLKLSMISAQSAGPDLWERMLSATDNLTVYRRRYRSQLYPAAILDLLLFDETNPRSVGFMLKRLQRQIEQLPHPESTPFRSREMRLIIQATSHLHLVNLDALTDLDQSNSARQVLADLLAALAAPLHELSDAVANSYFSHVEKPKQLIQLDGGKA; this comes from the coding sequence ATGTCGCAATCTGAATCGCCCTCGTCTGTGCTCCACGATTTGCTCGCCGACTACCTGGCCGAGCGGACGGCACATCCGGATTGCTACGACGATCTGGTGAACGACGACGGCGTTATCCGCGCGCGCTGGTATGCGTTGGTGGAAGAGTTGAACGAACTCGGCCTGCAAGGCTTTCAACAACTGGCCGACGATGCGCAAACACTGCTGTTCGAAAACGGCGTCACCTTCAACACCTACGAAGACGACGTGCGCAAAATGCGCTCCTGGCAGCTCGACCCCATTCCTTATGTGATCAGCCCGCAAAGCTGGGACATGCTTGAACAAGGGCTGCAACAACGTGCCCGCCTGTTGGAAAAACTGATCGACGATTTATACGGCGAACGCAGCGTGATTCGCGACGGCATTTTGCCGCCGGAACTGGTGTTCAGTTACCCCGGCTGGTTATTCCCGGCGGCCGACAGCGGTGCACTCAACCCGGCACCGCGCGTGCTGTTTCAGGGCATGGATGTAATGCGCGACCACCACGGCCAATGGCGTGTGATGGGCGACTGGACACAGGCGGTTTCCGGCGTCGGTTATGCACTGGAAAACCGCGTGGTGCTGGCGCGGGCGTTGTCGCGCTTGTACCGCGATGCGCCCATCCATCGGCTCGCCGGGTTCCTGCAAAATTTCCACCGTTGCCTCGCCGAACTGGCGCAACCAAAACGGGAAAATCCCAACATCGTTTTGCTGACGCCTGGCCCCGGCAGCTCCGGCTATTTCGAGCACGCCTGGCTGGCGAACTACATGAATTTCTCGCTGGTCGAAGGCGACGACTTAGTGGTGCGTGACGGCCACGTTGCCATGCGCACACTCGGCGGATTGAAAACCGTCGATGTGATCGTCCGGCAAATTACCGACCCCTGGTGCGACCCGCTCGAATTACAGGGCGAATCGATGCTTGGCGTACCGGGTTTGATGCAGGCCGCACGGCGCGGCGAAGTGGCGATCGCCAACGGCCTCGGCGTCGGCATTTTGGAACACCCGGCACTGGCCGCGTTTTTGCCGGCGCTGTGTCAGAAACTGCTCGGCGAACCGCTGAAATTACCCGGCCGGCCGTTGCTGTGGTGTGGCCGCTCCCAAGCCTGCCAGGTTGTACTCGACGATCTATCGCCCTGGCATTTGCGCGACGTGCGCAACCCGCTGCACCCGATTCAACCGGAACAATTGGACGACGCCCAACGCGAACAATTACGCCGCGACATTCTCGATGCGCCGCACTGTTTTGTCGCCGAACAACCGCTGATTCCTGCCTCGTCACCGAGCTACGATTTAGCGACCAACCGCATTTCACCGCAGCCGGTGTGCCTGCGCTTTTTTGCGCTGGCCGAACCAGTCGATGCCGAACACGCCGACGACCCGCGCCGGCATCGCATCATGCCCGGCGGACTCGCCTGGGTGGCCGACCCCGGCACCGCCGTGATGGACAGCCAGGTGGTGAAAGACATCTGGGTGCTGTCGCCCGTGGTACAACCGCACGTCAGTTTGCTGCAACGCGCACGCAAACCAGTGGCAGTAACGCGTGATGGCGCCGACCTGCCCAGTCGCGTAGCGGAAAATTTATTCTGGCTCGGCCGTTACGGCGAACGCCTCGACAACCGCTCGCGTCTGCTGCGCGAAAGCCTGGCGTGCCTGGTCGAAGAAGGCCAATGGAAACTCAACGACACCAGCCTGCCCGATCTGTTTTCCGCACTGGAATTACCGCTGCCAATTGAGCTCGACCCAACGCTGGAACCGCACCCGGTTGCCAACGACGACAACAGCATCAGCACCGCCGAACAATTCACGCTGTTGCGCACCGCCTTATTGAACGTGCTGCACGCCGACACCGACTTGCCCTGGCTGTTCCACTCGTTATTGCACAACGGCCGCGCAGTACGCGACCACCTCGGCGACGATGCCTGGCGCACACTCAACACCCTGCGCCACAAAGTGCAAAGCCTCGCTCACATTCAAGGCGCCAACGCCGCTCAAACCGGACTGGAAGAAATCGTCACGTTACTGGCCGCTTTGTTTGGCCTGTGCAACGAAACCATGCCGCACCACTACGGCTGGCGATTCATGGACATCGGCCGCACCACCGAACGCTGCATCAGTTGTCTGGAATTATTGAAATTGAGCATGATCAGCGCGCAAAGCGCCGGCCCGGATTTGTGGGAACGGATGTTATCGGCGACCGATAATTTAACCGTGTACCGACGCCGGTATCGTTCGCAGCTGTACCCGGCGGCAATCCTTGATTTGTTGTTGTTCGATGAAACCAACCCGCGCTCGGTCGGCTTTATGTTGAAGCGTTTGCAACGGCAAATTGAACAACTGCCGCACCCGGAATCGACACCGTTTCGCTCACGCGAAATGCGGTTAATTATTCAGGCGACCAGCCATCTGCATTTGGTGAATCTGGATGCGTTAACTGATCTCGACCAAAGCAACAGCGCCCGTCAGGTATTGGCCGATTTACTGGCAGCCCTAGCCGCACCGCTGCACGAATTATCCGACGCCGTCGCCAACAGTTATTTCAGTCACGTCGAAAAACCCAAGCAATTAATTCAACTCGACGGTGGCAAAGCATGA
- a CDS encoding DUF3800 domain-containing protein, with the protein MNIFIADETNNEPSEQVKFFIYGGIIVDSTNVRNIVSDVRNLRNELRISDNEKLKFNIRSCPTNLSRTEHTEAKSRILDIAATNNVRVIINCVLHAIARNNSKNELVEMTSATAFRRFNDYCSETHTPGFVMADQWPVDNGFGFLESCINGGISYRGGTTARLPWIHAFSQVSDNSTPLMSVADIVLGSFRWCINNQDKTDVNTALMPRIAGLMWYSGATNNRSILNRGLNFSPREVLVEKYKDQYTELYEHILHFANSL; encoded by the coding sequence ATGAACATATTTATTGCTGATGAAACAAATAACGAGCCATCTGAACAAGTAAAATTCTTCATATATGGAGGTATAATTGTAGATTCGACAAATGTACGCAATATAGTTAGTGATGTGAGAAATCTTAGAAATGAGCTTCGAATTTCTGACAACGAAAAATTGAAATTCAATATCAGATCTTGCCCTACAAACTTATCAAGAACAGAGCACACAGAAGCTAAAAGTAGAATTTTAGACATAGCCGCAACAAATAACGTTAGAGTAATCATAAACTGCGTCCTCCACGCTATTGCTCGAAACAATTCAAAGAATGAGCTTGTGGAAATGACTTCAGCTACAGCGTTCAGAAGATTCAATGACTACTGTTCAGAGACCCATACACCAGGGTTTGTAATGGCTGATCAATGGCCAGTAGATAATGGATTTGGATTTCTAGAATCGTGTATTAACGGAGGAATATCGTATCGCGGAGGCACAACAGCGCGACTCCCATGGATCCATGCATTCAGCCAAGTAAGCGATAACTCAACACCCTTGATGTCAGTCGCAGATATAGTTCTCGGTTCATTTAGGTGGTGTATTAACAATCAGGATAAAACGGATGTTAACACAGCATTGATGCCAAGAATTGCAGGATTAATGTGGTACTCAGGCGCAACAAATAATAGATCAATATTAAACAGAGGTCTTAACTTTAGTCCTCGAGAAGTGTTAGTTGAAAAATACAAAGATCAGTACACTGAGCTCTACGAACACATTCTACACTTTGCGAATAGCTTATAA
- a CDS encoding dihydrofolate reductase family protein, producing MGLLTFSLNVTLDGCIDHQEGIADDETHAFFTQMMDDAGAMLWGRTTYEMMEGYWPAVARGEVEAPPAIYEWAVKLEEKPKYVVSSTRTDFPWTNSHHITGDLRSGVQQLKDETPAGVLIGSGKLATELDRLDLIDEYKFLVHPRIAGHGPTLYQSGLANTRKLVLVSAVPLSNGAVAMHYRRD from the coding sequence ATGGGACTATTAACCTTCAGCCTTAACGTTACGTTAGATGGCTGCATCGACCATCAGGAAGGCATTGCCGACGACGAAACGCACGCTTTTTTCACCCAGATGATGGACGACGCCGGCGCCATGCTCTGGGGCCGAACCACCTATGAAATGATGGAAGGTTACTGGCCCGCCGTCGCCCGCGGCGAAGTGGAGGCACCGCCGGCAATATACGAATGGGCGGTTAAGTTGGAGGAAAAACCAAAGTACGTCGTCTCATCAACACGAACAGACTTTCCCTGGACCAACAGCCACCACATAACGGGCGACCTGCGCTCCGGCGTGCAACAACTGAAAGACGAAACCCCGGCCGGCGTATTGATTGGCAGCGGCAAACTTGCAACCGAACTAGACCGGCTGGACCTGATCGATGAATACAAATTTCTGGTTCATCCCAGAATTGCCGGGCATGGACCGACTCTGTACCAGAGCGGTTTAGCGAATACGCGGAAGTTGGTGCTGGTTTCGGCGGTGCCACTGAGCAATGGGGCAGTGGCGATGCACTACCGGCGTGATTAG
- a CDS encoding VOC family protein has product MSKVTPFLMFNDQLEAAIAFYTETFPDSKITTMARTGEDGPVMSAEFVVGGQAFMGYNGGPYFEFSQGFSLYVNCEDQAEVDEYWNKLLDAGAAPLQCGWITDPFGVTWQIVPKRFMELINDANPKKVQAVMDAMMTMVKLEVAPLEEAYNQAE; this is encoded by the coding sequence ATGTCCAAAGTCACGCCATTCCTGATGTTCAACGACCAACTTGAGGCGGCCATCGCCTTTTACACCGAAACATTCCCGGACTCCAAAATCACCACCATGGCGCGCACTGGCGAAGACGGCCCGGTTATGTCGGCCGAGTTCGTGGTCGGCGGGCAGGCGTTTATGGGTTACAACGGCGGGCCGTATTTTGAGTTTTCTCAGGGGTTTTCGCTCTATGTGAATTGCGAAGACCAGGCAGAAGTGGATGAGTACTGGAACAAGCTACTCGACGCCGGCGCGGCGCCCTTGCAATGCGGTTGGATTACCGACCCGTTCGGTGTGACCTGGCAAATCGTACCGAAGCGCTTTATGGAACTGATCAACGATGCAAACCCGAAGAAAGTCCAGGCCGTGATGGACGCCATGATGACGATGGTAAAGCTCGAGGTTGCACCGCTTGAAGAGGCCTACAACCAGGCGGAATAA
- a CDS encoding GNAT family N-acetyltransferase: MQILTTARLTLRHQLPTDIDFLINLWSDPSITQYTGGPRDVKFLRNIFQEIAQNPEAEEFDLWPLVLNADNTLVGYAGLLPKEIDGETYVEVNYFIDSNRQGKGYAVEIGRKLVEYGFNDKDQTSLIAVIDPNNKASIRVAEKIGMTFWKNENRSGQVKAIYRIDRPT, translated from the coding sequence GTGCAGATTCTAACCACAGCCCGGCTCACCCTCCGCCACCAACTCCCCACCGACATCGACTTCCTGATCAACCTCTGGTCCGACCCAAGCATCACCCAATACACCGGCGGGCCACGCGATGTTAAATTCCTTCGCAACATCTTCCAGGAAATCGCACAGAACCCCGAGGCTGAAGAGTTCGACTTATGGCCGCTTGTGTTGAATGCCGATAACACCTTGGTTGGTTACGCGGGTTTGTTGCCTAAAGAGATCGATGGTGAAACTTACGTTGAAGTGAATTACTTCATCGATTCAAACCGCCAAGGCAAAGGCTATGCGGTCGAGATTGGTAGAAAGCTCGTTGAGTATGGTTTTAACGACAAAGACCAAACGTCGTTAATTGCCGTCATCGACCCAAACAACAAAGCTTCGATCCGAGTGGCCGAGAAGATTGGTATGACTTTCTGGAAGAATGAAAACCGGAGTGGTCAGGTTAAAGCTATTTATCGGATCGACCGACCAACTTAA
- a CDS encoding zinc-binding metallopeptidase family protein, giving the protein MQLFRCENCGQRLYFDNTRCVHCGAHQGFDPDTLSMKVYDPAAAASVGHYRACTNARQVGICNWLIPPSSDASYCLSCRLSMVIPDLGVPGHIELWASLEEEKRRLLYSLLSLKLPLVSRQQDPVNGLGFRFMADAPDGDSERVLIGHQDGIITLNIAEADPVVREATRRQMAEPYRTILGHFRHEAGHYYWQLLVKDSDHIEPFRRRFGDERQDYAQALERQYQIGPMADWQQYYVSAYASAHPWEDWAETWAHYLHMVDTLDTAYQFGLSTAPRPAQSVEVQLNSNPYRDAGFDTLIAQWLPLTAALNSLNHSMGYDDVYPFSLSAAVIDKLAMVHGIIHGLPIRQGVQTN; this is encoded by the coding sequence ATGCAATTGTTTCGGTGCGAGAACTGTGGGCAGCGGCTCTACTTCGACAACACGCGCTGCGTTCACTGCGGAGCACATCAGGGGTTCGACCCTGACACCCTTTCCATGAAAGTCTACGATCCGGCTGCGGCGGCCTCGGTCGGGCATTATCGAGCCTGCACCAACGCGCGGCAGGTGGGTATTTGTAACTGGTTGATTCCGCCCTCGTCTGATGCAAGCTACTGTTTGTCGTGCCGGCTCAGCATGGTAATTCCCGATCTCGGTGTGCCTGGCCATATCGAACTGTGGGCGTCACTCGAAGAAGAAAAACGCCGTTTGTTGTACAGCTTGCTCAGTTTGAAATTACCATTGGTGTCGCGTCAGCAAGACCCGGTCAATGGCCTTGGTTTTCGCTTTATGGCCGATGCGCCGGACGGCGACAGTGAGCGGGTGTTAATTGGTCATCAAGACGGCATCATCACCCTCAACATCGCCGAAGCCGACCCTGTGGTGCGCGAAGCCACCCGGCGGCAAATGGCTGAGCCATACCGCACCATATTGGGGCATTTCCGGCACGAAGCCGGGCACTATTATTGGCAATTGCTGGTGAAAGACAGCGACCATATCGAGCCCTTTCGGCGTCGCTTCGGTGATGAACGTCAGGATTACGCTCAGGCGTTGGAGCGCCAATACCAGATCGGTCCCATGGCCGATTGGCAACAGTACTACGTCAGCGCCTACGCCAGCGCCCACCCTTGGGAAGACTGGGCCGAAACCTGGGCGCACTATCTGCACATGGTCGATACACTCGACACGGCCTATCAATTTGGCCTTTCCACCGCGCCGCGTCCGGCGCAAAGCGTCGAGGTACAACTGAATTCCAATCCCTATCGTGACGCCGGTTTCGACACCCTTATTGCACAATGGCTGCCACTGACGGCCGCACTAAACAGCCTGAACCACAGCATGGGCTACGATGACGTCTATCCGTTCAGTTTGTCGGCCGCCGTGATCGACAAGTTAGCCATGGTGCACGGCATCATTCACGGCTTACCCATCCGCCAAGGCGTTCAGACAAACTGA
- a CDS encoding alpha-E domain-containing protein yields the protein MLSRVAENIYWLARYLERAEDTARLINVTSNLLLDFPRTTRLDWDSLVTISGAEETFDEHYDNRSADNVLNFLCVDERYSGSIFSSLGYARENLRTTRDIMPREIWEELNTLYLDIHKQSGAGMSSRKRDAFMKRVIRSCQSINGVIEGSLSHTQVHTFLMLGRNLERADMTTRIIDVRSANLLPRSPEELTPFESLQWMSVLKSLTGYQMYRQQIRLRVNGPDVLRFLLQDDAFPRAVASCLGQMSFELEDLPGHENAQALVDKLLSQLINADLVALAHEPDVLHDFVDELQIAFNELHQSIADLYFSGRYRGQSQSQVA from the coding sequence ATGCTGTCTCGCGTAGCGGAAAACATATATTGGTTGGCGCGTTATCTGGAACGCGCCGAAGACACCGCCCGGCTGATCAACGTAACCAGCAATCTCTTGCTGGACTTCCCGCGCACCACACGGCTGGATTGGGATTCACTGGTCACCATCAGCGGTGCCGAAGAAACTTTCGATGAACATTACGACAACCGCAGCGCCGACAACGTACTGAACTTTTTATGCGTCGATGAACGCTACTCCGGTTCGATTTTTTCATCGCTCGGCTACGCCCGCGAAAACCTGCGCACCACACGCGACATCATGCCGCGCGAAATCTGGGAAGAACTGAATACGTTGTATTTGGATATCCATAAACAGTCCGGCGCCGGCATGAGTTCGCGCAAACGCGATGCTTTTATGAAACGGGTAATCCGCAGTTGCCAATCCATCAACGGTGTTATCGAAGGCTCGCTCAGCCACACTCAGGTGCACACCTTCTTAATGCTCGGCCGCAACCTGGAACGCGCCGACATGACCACACGCATCATCGACGTACGCTCAGCCAACCTATTACCGCGCTCCCCCGAAGAACTGACACCCTTCGAAAGCCTGCAATGGATGAGCGTGCTGAAATCCCTAACCGGCTACCAAATGTATCGCCAACAAATTCGCCTGCGCGTAAACGGTCCGGATGTATTGCGCTTCCTGTTGCAAGACGACGCCTTCCCACGCGCAGTAGCCTCATGCCTGGGCCAAATGTCATTCGAACTGGAAGACCTGCCCGGCCATGAAAACGCCCAGGCCCTGGTAGATAAATTGCTGTCGCAACTGATTAATGCCGATCTAGTCGCGTTGGCGCACGAACCGGATGTATTGCACGACTTTGTTGATGAATTACAGATTGCGTTTAACGAACTGCATCAGTCGATTGCGGACCTGTATTTTAGTGGTCGCTATCGTGGTCAGAGTCAAAGTCAGGTTGCTTGA
- the hemN gene encoding oxygen-independent coproporphyrinogen III oxidase, translating into MQLALYEKYDLRLPRYTSYPTAPHFHTGIDGKRLARWLSELDPAQPLSLYVHVPYCEKMCWFCGCNTQITHRYQPVGQYVDLLLSEIEQRLSLLPKGERFTVSHLHFGGGSPTILSASDLTRIMDALRQRVDILPNAEVALEMDPRTTTPAFIDAMAANGFNRASIGIQDFNPAVQAAVNRVQSLEDVAEIIAMLRAKGIAGINVDLMYGLPMQTVESLIDTVDQTLTLRPDRLSIFGYAHVPWMKKHQQVIATDTLPNVEERWAQYDAMQQRLAEHGYQAIGLDHFAHPNDSLAIAQRNGDLQRNFQGYTTDSAEALIAFGPSAISSLPQGYIQNTTGIGDWRNAINAGHSAAIKGIAIDKEDRLRRDVINRLMCNLAVDISDICAQHKTFPDRFLPELDRVRAMTSDGIVEVEGWEIRLTELGRPLVRAVCAAFDGYLVESEGRHSAAV; encoded by the coding sequence ATGCAACTCGCCCTCTACGAAAAATACGACCTGCGCCTGCCGCGCTACACCAGCTACCCAACCGCACCGCATTTTCACACCGGCATTGATGGCAAACGCCTGGCTCGCTGGCTGAGCGAACTGGACCCGGCGCAGCCGTTATCGCTGTACGTGCACGTACCCTATTGCGAAAAAATGTGCTGGTTTTGCGGCTGCAATACGCAGATTACTCATCGGTATCAGCCGGTCGGTCAGTATGTGGATTTGCTGTTGAGCGAGATCGAACAACGGTTGTCGCTGTTGCCAAAAGGCGAGCGGTTTACCGTATCGCACCTGCACTTCGGCGGTGGCAGCCCGACCATACTCTCGGCCAGCGATTTAACCCGCATCATGGATGCGCTGCGCCAAAGAGTGGACATTCTGCCCAACGCTGAAGTCGCCCTGGAAATGGACCCGCGCACCACAACGCCCGCCTTTATCGACGCCATGGCCGCCAACGGATTCAACCGCGCCAGCATTGGCATTCAAGACTTCAACCCAGCGGTGCAAGCGGCAGTAAACCGAGTGCAAAGCCTGGAAGACGTCGCAGAAATTATTGCCATGCTGCGCGCCAAAGGCATCGCCGGCATCAACGTTGATTTAATGTACGGCTTGCCGATGCAGACCGTTGAATCGCTGATCGATACCGTCGACCAAACACTCACACTGCGCCCGGATCGCCTATCAATTTTCGGCTACGCCCACGTACCCTGGATGAAAAAACACCAGCAAGTCATCGCCACCGACACCTTGCCCAACGTCGAAGAACGCTGGGCACAATACGACGCCATGCAACAGCGCTTGGCCGAACACGGCTACCAGGCCATCGGCCTCGACCACTTCGCCCACCCGAACGACAGCCTCGCCATCGCCCAACGCAATGGCGACCTGCAACGTAACTTCCAGGGCTACACCACCGACAGCGCCGAAGCCCTCATCGCCTTTGGCCCATCGGCGATTTCTTCACTGCCACAAGGCTACATCCAAAACACCACCGGCATCGGCGACTGGCGCAACGCCATAAACGCCGGCCACAGCGCCGCAATAAAAGGCATCGCCATCGACAAAGAAGACCGGCTGCGCCGCGACGTCATCAACCGCCTCATGTGCAACCTGGCCGTAGACATAAGCGACATTTGCGCCCAACACAAAACCTTCCCGGATCGGTTCTTACCTGAGTTGGATCGGGTTCGAGCGATGACCAGCGATGGGATTGTTGAGGTTGAGGGATGGGAGATACGGTTAACTGAACTGGGCCGACCTTTGGTTAGGGCGGTGTGTGCGGCTTTTGATGGGTATTTGGTGGAGAGTGAGGGGAGGCATTCGGCGGCGGTTTAA